Proteins from one Chitinophaga oryzae genomic window:
- a CDS encoding DUF4254 domain-containing protein: MFTTTSNSIFDRSIQDYHRYNDVHQAISNPYEKSSIEHLLYMKNWIDTVQWHLEDIIRDPQINPAEALHIKRWIDRSNQERTDVVEYIDSYFLEQYKNVKPAADAEINTESPAWAIDRLSILALKIYHMQEEATRADATPEHREACQRKLDILLEQRTDLSTAIETLLADIAAGKKYMKVYKQMKMYNDPSLNPVLYKGEK; encoded by the coding sequence ATGTTTACAACCACCTCCAACAGTATATTTGACCGGAGCATACAGGATTATCACCGGTACAACGATGTGCATCAGGCCATCAGCAATCCCTATGAAAAAAGCAGTATTGAACACCTGCTGTATATGAAAAACTGGATCGACACGGTACAATGGCACCTGGAAGACATCATCCGTGATCCGCAGATAAATCCTGCAGAGGCGCTGCACATCAAGCGTTGGATTGACCGGTCTAACCAGGAGCGCACCGATGTGGTGGAATATATTGACAGTTACTTCCTGGAGCAGTACAAAAACGTAAAGCCGGCTGCAGACGCGGAGATCAATACCGAAAGCCCTGCATGGGCCATCGACCGTTTGTCTATTCTGGCACTGAAAATATATCACATGCAGGAAGAAGCTACCCGTGCAGACGCTACGCCGGAGCACCGTGAAGCTTGTCAGCGTAAGCTCGACATCCTGCTGGAGCAACGCACCGATCTGAGTACTGCCATCGAAACGCTGCTGGCAGACATCGCGGCGGGCAAAAAGTACATGAAAGTGTACAAGCAGATGAAGATGTATAACGATCCTTCACTGAACCCTGTATTATACAAAGGGGAAAAATAA
- a CDS encoding APC family permease: MDINQNNSFKPTLGLLDATMIVAGSMIGSGIFIVTAEIARSVGGAGWVTAMWVLAGVVTLIAALSYGELSGMFPKAGGQYVYLREAYNPFIAFLFGWTQFGVIQTGTIAAVAVAFAKFTAYLIPGFSEKNILLSFNVELKPFFQVSAAQVVAIISIILLTYINTRGVKHGKAIQTVFTLAKLLSLFGLIIFGFLLGAKADIWNANWQDPWNHFSMEAVNGDTIVKSLSGLAFFGAVAVSMKGSLFSSDAWNNVTFIAAEIKNPARNIGRSLFLGTLIVTIIYVSCNLMYLAVLPLHDIAFAANDRVGVAAAEKIFGGIGSGIIAVMIMISTFGCNNGLILSGARIYYTMAQDGLFFRKAGELNKHAVPARGLWIQCFWASLLCLTGRYNDLLALVIFGVLIFYVLTILGIFVLRRKRPDLERPYKAIGYPVLPMIYVLVALSLATLLLIFESNYTLPGLGIILLGIPLYFLAMRSKGKALS; encoded by the coding sequence ATGGACATCAACCAAAACAATTCATTCAAGCCCACGCTGGGCTTATTAGATGCTACAATGATCGTTGCCGGTTCCATGATAGGTTCCGGTATTTTTATTGTCACTGCAGAGATAGCCCGCAGTGTGGGCGGCGCCGGATGGGTGACCGCCATGTGGGTACTGGCTGGTGTGGTAACGCTCATTGCGGCGCTCAGTTACGGCGAATTATCCGGGATGTTTCCCAAAGCAGGCGGGCAATACGTATACCTGCGCGAGGCCTACAACCCCTTTATCGCTTTTTTATTTGGCTGGACGCAGTTCGGTGTTATCCAGACAGGCACCATCGCCGCGGTGGCCGTGGCTTTCGCCAAATTTACCGCTTACCTCATACCGGGCTTCAGCGAGAAAAATATCCTCCTGTCGTTCAATGTGGAGCTGAAACCGTTCTTCCAGGTGTCCGCAGCACAGGTAGTGGCCATCATCTCCATTATCCTGCTCACCTACATTAATACACGTGGCGTAAAACACGGAAAGGCGATACAGACCGTATTTACCCTTGCCAAACTGTTGTCCCTGTTTGGGTTGATTATTTTTGGCTTCCTGCTGGGCGCTAAAGCAGATATCTGGAATGCCAACTGGCAGGACCCGTGGAACCATTTTTCCATGGAGGCAGTGAATGGGGATACCATTGTTAAATCCTTATCGGGGCTGGCTTTCTTCGGCGCAGTGGCCGTATCCATGAAGGGATCGTTATTTTCCAGCGATGCTTGGAATAACGTGACTTTTATTGCCGCAGAGATTAAGAACCCGGCCCGCAACATCGGCCGTTCGCTGTTTCTGGGCACCCTGATCGTGACCATTATCTATGTGAGCTGTAACCTGATGTACCTGGCGGTATTGCCGCTGCACGACATCGCTTTCGCAGCCAACGACAGGGTGGGGGTGGCCGCCGCAGAGAAAATCTTCGGGGGCATTGGTTCCGGCATTATCGCAGTGATGATCATGATTTCCACCTTTGGCTGTAACAACGGCCTGATCCTGTCCGGCGCCCGTATCTATTACACCATGGCGCAGGACGGACTGTTTTTCCGTAAGGCAGGCGAGCTGAACAAACATGCAGTACCCGCCCGCGGACTGTGGATACAATGTTTCTGGGCATCGCTGCTGTGTCTGACCGGCCGGTATAACGACCTGCTGGCGCTGGTGATCTTCGGTGTACTGATCTTTTACGTGCTGACCATCCTGGGCATTTTTGTGCTGAGAAGGAAACGTCCGGACCTGGAAAGGCCTTACAAAGCCATCGGTTACCCGGTGCTGCCGATGATCTATGTGTTGGTAGCGCTTTCACTGGCCACACTGCTGCTGATTTTCGAATCTAACTATACTTTACCGGGCCTGGGCATCATTTTACTGGGTATTCCCCTCTATTTTCTGGCAATGCGGAGCAAGGGAAAAGCGCTCTCCTAG
- a CDS encoding OmpH family outer membrane protein yields MRTCKQFVSKAFLAALAAGLFMACNGNKAGNNNNAPANTPAAGTNAPATGFKIAYVDLDSLEAHFEYFKQKKSELEQKQQGMENQLKAKARALQAEYQDLQRKASTLTQEQGEAAQRSLMAKQQQLEQEAQNMRADYAQSETKFNEELQKRLDDFLKSFNSDKRYAYIFSFRTGQSNILYADPAYDVTADVIKGMNDKGAEAPAAK; encoded by the coding sequence ATGCGCACTTGTAAACAATTCGTATCAAAAGCATTCTTAGCGGCATTAGCAGCCGGTTTATTTATGGCCTGCAACGGCAACAAAGCTGGCAACAACAACAATGCGCCTGCTAACACTCCCGCCGCGGGTACGAACGCTCCCGCAACAGGTTTCAAAATTGCTTATGTGGACCTGGACTCCCTGGAAGCACATTTCGAATACTTCAAACAAAAGAAATCGGAACTGGAGCAGAAACAACAAGGTATGGAAAACCAGCTGAAAGCGAAGGCAAGAGCTTTACAGGCGGAATACCAGGACCTGCAGCGTAAAGCATCCACGCTGACCCAGGAGCAGGGCGAGGCAGCACAACGCAGTCTGATGGCTAAACAGCAGCAACTGGAGCAGGAAGCACAGAATATGCGTGCAGACTATGCCCAGAGCGAAACCAAGTTCAACGAAGAGCTGCAGAAAAGGCTGGACGATTTTCTGAAATCCTTTAATTCAGACAAACGTTATGCGTATATCTTCTCTTTCCGTACCGGGCAGAGCAACATTCTGTATGCAGATCCGGCTTATGATGTGACAGCAGATGTGATCAAAGGCATGAACGATAAAGGCGCTGAAGCACCTGCCGCCAAATAA
- a CDS encoding DUF4397 domain-containing protein: MKKLLIVVLGWLMVMTACKKNSDSAIPVTSSSFMFFNGVPDVTYDIWLDSTLIMKDLTFGQSTPYREMRAQLYTIYLIDHNRPKDTIRVGQINLRNKRLFSAYIAVDSANNGQRVVTAAEDDLTAPPAEHMKLRIVNLSWAFRPNGQSSSMDLFSKTTPVFRGMGFSAVTEFATLPGDSTYPFNFRRNDDTTKVPNQFPFKSQSGKIYTVVMLGNALTSTLFKTFTITHN; the protein is encoded by the coding sequence ATGAAAAAACTGCTTATTGTAGTATTGGGATGGCTGATGGTGATGACAGCCTGTAAAAAGAACAGCGATTCTGCCATTCCTGTGACCTCTTCCAGCTTTATGTTTTTTAACGGTGTGCCGGACGTTACGTATGATATCTGGCTGGATTCCACACTTATTATGAAAGACCTGACTTTCGGCCAAAGTACGCCCTACCGGGAAATGCGGGCCCAGCTGTATACGATCTATCTGATAGATCATAATCGCCCGAAGGATACCATAAGGGTAGGGCAGATCAACCTGCGCAACAAGCGGCTTTTCTCTGCTTATATAGCGGTTGATTCGGCCAACAATGGGCAGAGAGTAGTGACGGCTGCTGAAGATGACCTGACGGCGCCGCCGGCGGAGCATATGAAGCTCCGGATAGTGAATCTCAGCTGGGCTTTCCGGCCCAACGGCCAGTCGTCCAGCATGGACCTGTTTTCAAAGACCACGCCTGTATTCAGGGGCATGGGATTCTCTGCAGTGACTGAGTTTGCCACATTGCCCGGAGACAGTACCTATCCGTTTAATTTCCGGCGTAATGATGATACTACCAAAGTGCCCAATCAGTTTCCCTTTAAATCGCAGAGCGGGAAAATCTATACCGTGGTGATGCTGGGGAATGCATTGACGTCGACCCTATTTAAGACTTTTACAATCACTCATAATTGA
- the rpoC gene encoding DNA-directed RNA polymerase subunit beta', with protein sequence MAIKKENRPKSNFNSITISLASPDVILERSYGEVLKPETINYRTYKPERDGLFCERIFGPVKDYECYCGKYKRIRYKGIVCDRCGVEVTEKKVRRERMGHIRLVVPVVHIWYFKSLPNKIGYLLGMSSKKLETIVYYERYVVIQAGAKQEKGMNYGDLLTEEEYLDILDTLPKDNQLLPDEDPNKFIAKMGAEAVEMMLARIDLDSLSYQLRNQAATETSQQRKAEALKRLSVVEAFRDANSRVENRPEWMVMQYIPVVPPELRPLVPLDGGRFASSDLNDLYRRVIIRNNRLKRLIEIKAPEVILRNEKRMLQEAVDSLFDNSRKSNAVKAEGGRALKSLSDVLKGKQGRFRQNLLGKRVDYSGRSVIVVGPELKLHECGLPKDMAAELFKPFIIRKLIERGIVKTVKSAKKLVDRKEAVVWDILENVLKGHPVLLNRAPTLHRLSIQAFQPKLVEGKAIQLHPLVCSAFNADFDGDQMAVHVPLSNAAILEAQLLMLSSHNILNPQNGTPITLPSQDMVLGLYYITKGKKTMGDVVVRGEGKAFYSAEEVIIALNEDRIDLHAHIRVKTTVRTAEGNLENKLVETTVGRVLFNQFVPKEAGYVNALLTKKSLREIIGDIIKYTDIPKTAKFLDDIKQLGFRMAFRGGLSFNINDLIIPEVKQEMIDAAAGEVDEVWDNYNMGLITNNERYNQIIDIWSRVDTKVTETLIRELATDKQGFNSVYMMLDSGARGSKQQIKQLAGIRGLMAKPRKSGSTGSEIIENPVLSNFKDGLNVLEYFISTHGARKGLADTALKTADAGYLTRRLVDVAQDVVINEEDCGTLRGIATAALKDNEEVIETLYDRILGRTSLHDVFDPHTEELMVAAGEEITEDIAHRIESSAIETVEIRSVLTCESRRGVCVKCYGKNLATGYTAQRGDAVGIIAAQSIGEPGTQLTLRTFHVGGVAGSTSVESGLQAKFDGTIQFDGLRTTTYENNEGEKVQVVIGRTGELRIMDVKNDRLLVTNNIPYGSTLLVKDGQKVAKGDQICTWDPFNAVIVSEIPGNIRFDSIVEGITYREEADEQTGHREKVVIETKDKNKIPSIYVDGNKEVKSYNLPVGSHIVISEGDHVRAGQVIVKIPRIIGKLRDITGGLPRVTELFEARNPSNPAIVSEIDGVVAFGNIKRGNREIIIESREGQIKKYLVPLTRHILVQDGDFVKAGTSLSDGSTTPADILAIKGPFAVQEYLVNEIQEVYRLQGVKINDKHIEVIVRQMMRKVNIEDPGDTRFLEGDTEDRFDFFEENDMIFDKKVVTEAGDSTTLKAGQIVTLRQVREENSLLRRADKKLVEFRDAQPATSSPLLQGITKASLGTRSWISAASFQETTKVLSQAAINGKIDDMTGLKENIVTGHLIPAGTGLREFENMIVGSKEEYDILASSKEVFQFDEEE encoded by the coding sequence ATGGCTATCAAAAAAGAAAATCGTCCTAAATCTAATTTTAACAGCATCACCATCAGTCTGGCTTCTCCCGATGTAATTCTGGAGCGTTCATACGGTGAGGTGCTGAAACCTGAAACCATCAACTACCGTACTTACAAGCCGGAACGTGATGGTTTGTTCTGCGAAAGAATATTCGGGCCTGTAAAGGATTACGAATGCTATTGCGGAAAATATAAACGTATCCGTTATAAGGGTATCGTGTGCGACCGCTGCGGTGTGGAAGTAACGGAGAAAAAAGTACGTCGTGAAAGAATGGGTCACATCCGTCTGGTAGTGCCCGTTGTACATATATGGTATTTCAAATCCCTCCCTAACAAGATCGGTTACCTGCTGGGAATGTCTTCCAAAAAGCTGGAAACCATCGTTTACTACGAAAGATACGTGGTAATCCAGGCGGGTGCGAAACAGGAGAAAGGAATGAACTACGGTGATCTGCTCACAGAAGAAGAATACCTGGACATCCTGGATACCCTGCCTAAAGACAATCAGCTGTTGCCGGATGAAGATCCCAACAAGTTCATTGCCAAAATGGGTGCCGAAGCAGTGGAAATGATGCTGGCCCGTATTGACCTGGACAGCCTCTCTTACCAGCTGCGTAACCAGGCCGCTACTGAAACTTCCCAGCAACGTAAAGCGGAAGCGCTGAAACGTCTGAGCGTAGTGGAAGCTTTCCGTGACGCCAACAGCCGCGTGGAAAACCGTCCTGAATGGATGGTGATGCAATATATCCCTGTAGTACCGCCTGAACTGCGTCCGTTAGTGCCGCTGGATGGTGGCCGTTTCGCGTCTTCCGACCTGAACGATCTGTACCGCAGGGTGATCATTCGTAACAACCGTCTGAAACGTCTGATCGAAATTAAAGCACCGGAAGTGATCCTGCGTAACGAAAAACGTATGCTGCAGGAAGCGGTGGATTCCCTGTTCGACAACTCCCGTAAATCCAATGCGGTGAAAGCGGAAGGTGGTCGTGCGCTGAAATCCCTCTCCGACGTGCTGAAAGGTAAACAAGGCCGTTTCCGTCAGAACCTCCTCGGTAAACGTGTGGACTACTCCGGTCGTTCCGTTATCGTGGTAGGCCCTGAGCTGAAACTGCACGAGTGCGGTCTGCCGAAAGACATGGCTGCCGAACTGTTCAAACCGTTTATTATCCGTAAACTGATAGAAAGAGGCATCGTGAAAACCGTGAAATCAGCGAAAAAGCTGGTAGACCGGAAAGAAGCGGTGGTTTGGGACATCCTGGAAAACGTGCTGAAAGGTCACCCGGTATTGTTAAACCGTGCTCCGACCCTGCACCGTCTGTCTATCCAGGCATTCCAGCCTAAACTGGTGGAAGGTAAAGCGATCCAGCTGCACCCGCTCGTGTGTTCTGCGTTCAACGCCGACTTCGACGGTGACCAGATGGCGGTACACGTGCCGCTGAGCAACGCTGCTATCCTGGAAGCCCAACTGCTGATGCTGTCTTCCCACAACATCCTCAACCCGCAGAACGGTACGCCGATCACCCTGCCTTCCCAGGACATGGTGCTCGGTCTGTATTACATTACCAAGGGTAAGAAAACCATGGGTGATGTAGTGGTAAGAGGTGAAGGCAAAGCATTCTATTCTGCTGAAGAGGTGATCATCGCCCTGAACGAAGACAGAATCGACCTGCACGCTCACATCCGTGTGAAAACCACGGTGAGAACGGCTGAAGGCAACCTGGAAAACAAACTCGTGGAAACAACTGTAGGCCGCGTACTGTTCAACCAGTTTGTACCGAAAGAAGCAGGTTATGTAAATGCGCTGCTGACCAAGAAATCACTGCGTGAAATCATCGGTGATATCATCAAATACACAGATATTCCCAAAACAGCCAAATTCCTGGACGACATCAAACAATTAGGTTTCCGCATGGCGTTCCGCGGTGGTCTGTCATTTAACATCAATGACCTGATCATCCCGGAAGTTAAGCAGGAAATGATTGATGCTGCTGCCGGTGAGGTGGACGAAGTTTGGGATAACTATAACATGGGGCTGATCACCAACAACGAACGTTACAACCAGATCATCGATATCTGGTCCCGCGTGGATACCAAGGTGACAGAAACCCTGATCCGTGAGCTGGCGACAGACAAACAGGGCTTCAACTCTGTATATATGATGCTGGACTCCGGTGCGCGTGGTTCCAAACAGCAGATCAAACAGCTGGCAGGTATCAGGGGTCTGATGGCCAAGCCGCGTAAGAGTGGTTCTACCGGTTCCGAGATCATCGAAAACCCGGTATTGTCCAACTTTAAAGATGGTCTGAACGTATTGGAATACTTCATCTCTACCCACGGTGCCCGTAAGGGTCTTGCGGATACGGCGCTGAAAACGGCGGATGCGGGTTACCTGACCCGTCGTCTGGTAGACGTTGCCCAGGACGTGGTGATCAACGAAGAGGATTGCGGCACCCTGCGTGGTATTGCTACCGCTGCGTTGAAAGACAACGAAGAGGTGATCGAAACACTGTACGACCGTATCCTTGGCCGTACTTCCCTGCACGACGTATTCGATCCTCATACCGAGGAGCTGATGGTAGCTGCGGGTGAAGAAATCACCGAGGACATCGCTCATAGAATTGAATCCAGCGCTATTGAAACCGTAGAGATCCGTTCCGTACTGACTTGCGAAAGCCGTCGTGGCGTGTGCGTGAAATGTTACGGTAAAAACCTCGCTACCGGTTACACCGCACAGCGTGGTGATGCAGTGGGTATCATCGCTGCACAGTCCATCGGTGAGCCTGGTACACAGCTGACACTGCGTACGTTCCACGTGGGTGGTGTTGCAGGTTCCACTTCCGTTGAATCCGGCCTCCAGGCTAAATTTGACGGTACTATCCAGTTCGATGGCCTGCGTACTACCACTTACGAAAACAACGAAGGTGAAAAAGTACAGGTGGTTATCGGCCGTACCGGTGAGTTGCGTATCATGGACGTGAAAAACGACCGTCTGCTGGTAACCAACAACATTCCTTACGGTTCCACCCTGCTGGTGAAAGACGGACAGAAAGTGGCCAAAGGCGACCAGATTTGTACCTGGGACCCCTTCAACGCCGTTATCGTGTCTGAAATCCCGGGTAACATCCGTTTCGACAGCATCGTGGAAGGTATCACCTACCGTGAAGAGGCGGACGAACAAACCGGTCACCGCGAGAAAGTGGTTATCGAAACCAAAGACAAGAACAAGATCCCGTCTATCTATGTAGATGGCAATAAAGAAGTAAAATCCTACAACCTGCCGGTAGGTTCCCACATCGTGATCTCTGAAGGTGATCATGTGAGAGCTGGTCAGGTAATCGTAAAAATACCACGCATTATCGGTAAACTGCGGGACATCACCGGTGGTCTGCCACGTGTAACCGAGCTGTTTGAAGCACGTAACCCGAGCAACCCTGCCATCGTTTCTGAAATCGACGGTGTGGTAGCCTTTGGTAACATCAAACGCGGTAACCGTGAGATCATCATCGAAAGCCGTGAAGGTCAGATCAAGAAATACCTGGTGCCTTTGACCCGTCACATCCTGGTACAGGACGGTGACTTCGTGAAGGCCGGTACTTCCCTGTCTGACGGTTCTACTACTCCTGCAGACATCCTGGCGATTAAAGGTCCGTTTGCCGTACAGGAATACCTGGTAAATGAAATCCAGGAAGTATACCGTTTACAGGGTGTAAAGATCAACGACAAACACATCGAGGTGATTGTTCGCCAGATGATGCGCAAAGTGAACATCGAGGATCCCGGAGATACCCGCTTCCTGGAAGGCGATACCGAAGACAGGTTCGACTTCTTCGAAGAGAACGACATGATCTTTGATAAGAAAGTGGTAACAGAAGCTGGTGACTCCACCACCCTGAAAGCCGGTCAGATCGTGACCCTGCGTCAGGTACGTGAAGAGAACTCCCTGCTGCGCCGCGCCGATAAGAAACTGGTAGAATTCCGTGATGCACAACCGGCTACTTCCAGCCCGCTGCTCCAGGGTATTACCAAAGCGTCTCTCGGCACCCGTAGCTGGATCTCCGCTGCGTCCTTCCAGGAAACCACGAAAGTACTGTCTCAGGCAGCGATCAACGGTAAGATCGACGATATGACCGGTCTGAAGGAAAATATCGTTACAGGTCACCTGATCCCGGCTGGTACCGGTCTGCGTGAATTCGAAAACATGATCGTAGGTTCCAAAGAAGAATACGACATCCTGGCCTCTTCCAAAGAAGTGTTCCAGTTTGACGAAGAAGAATAA